From Punica granatum isolate Tunisia-2019 chromosome 1, ASM765513v2, whole genome shotgun sequence:
ACATATTTTTCATAGTGAATACAAATTGTTTCTTCAGGTAACAACTGCGGAAGTGTCGAACCGAAATGTACATTAACATGAAAAACGAACCTCAAGTTTCTTTTCCGGGGTTATTCTAGCAGGCAGAAGCAGTATATCTATCCTCTTCACGGCAATGTGGAATCTCTCAGTAAGTACAACACGCTATTTAACCTGTCCTGATCAGATGCTGCATAGCTGCTAGATCTCCTTTTTTACCTCAGAAAatcaaaaaagaatatataaaaacagaTAGAAAGGTGCAACTTCCAGCTCCTTTCCGGAGGCTGCAGCTGAGGAGAATAGGAACCCAAACTCACCACGGTGAAGTTGGGCTTCTCATGTCGGTCCTAAGAACCGTTCCAATACATCACTATTCATCACAACCTCCTCCCCATCTTCGCAAACCTCCTCGCAACCCCAAATATGAGTGCCTTAGTCATGAGGCCTCGATCAAGAGTACAAGCAAGGGCAATGGCCCCACCAACAATTACTAGTCTCGGGATGTTCCTCCCCAGCTGCTTCTGCGAAGAGCTGCCATTCTCAGTTTCTGATGTCTCGGCGGTCATGCTCTCCAGTGATCTCAGGTAATCTGCACTGACTTTGGTGTTGATCTGGGCCATGAAGGCACAACGGGAGAGTGGAGCCCCTGCAGCCCTCTCCCTCTGATACGCGCGAAGCCCAGGATCAATCTTCTTGACAGCTCCCCACATTCCTTGGCGGACCCCGAGTTTTGCAATCTCCCATGGAATGCCCATGTCTTCATAGTGGAAGAGTAACACTTCACAGGCAGTCAACTGCCCGTCACGTCTCTTGGACTCAACTGTTTTAGCAACATATATATCGTCTTAGTCAATTATGCAAACCGGTACAAACAAAAAGCACTTGTAGAGCTCTTACAACCTGAACCTAAACAAGTGGAATAATTGAAGAACGGAATCACCATATAATATCTATCTTATGTGGCCAAAATAGAGTTTTCTTTCCATACGCGTATAGACGCAATAAAAGTTATATGCATGTCTTTTTCTTGCTAATACagttatatgcatatatccAGGAACATGGGAAATTCGTTTTAAGAGTTCCTTCCAAACAGGAGAATGAAAACAAATGCTTCAGAGGAACAGCTTCAAACAAGAAATTTACCTGCACGAACGCACCAGCTAGAATAGTACAAGTCAACACGTCTCGGTTTATTTCGCCTAGGAACAGAAGAACATGGTACTCCCTGAAAAATGCAAAACACAATCCATTATTGAGAATGCCAAAGACTGTGTCAGAAGAATCACCTGCTGGAACACATTAACATAAAGTAGTCCTCATACAATGCAACAAAATTGGCAGAGGTCCTCAAAgaaacatttataatatagatttgtgaATTTGCCACTTCTAAGAATATGAGCAGTGCATCAGAGAGATGCTTGAGAGAGATCAGTAAGGATCTTTTATCATGCTCTTATTGGACCTGAAAACCACATTAACCTAAAGTATAGATTGTTAAGATGATTTTCCCGCAATAATTGTATAGATCTGACAGTAGCAACATGGATGTCCAACTCATTCCTTTTACAGACGCCAGAGATGCTAGATGCTAAAACTCCTACACATTGTTATTCTTATGTCAACTATCAATAAATTGGGAATGGCCAGATCAACCCACAAGCCTTTCGATGAGAAGAGGCAATCTTAATTATTTCATTCCTACCAAAACGGCAGAAAGCCTTGACACGATGAACAAGAGACTACCAGGTTGTACAAAGAGTTGCTCTTCTCATACCTTTGTTACACAATAATACGAGCGACCTGATTCCCAAATCCGACGCCCAATTACGTACTCTCTGTCACTACAAAAGAAGGGAAACTGCAAGAAACCATTGCCAGAAGTACTTTCAGCGGCAAATCCAGTTAACAGAGGAGCAGCTAACtcatgagaaaagaaaaagaaacactGAGTCCTCCATACCTTACGAACCCAGTGGACCATTATAGTTCCAGTAGTGGGACACTCCTCTAAAGTCGATGCATGAATCAGCATATCGTCCCACTTCAATCGAAACTCGTCATCCCAGAAGAAATCCCTCGCTAATTCGGGGGTTGCATCCTCAAAAACAGTTCTGCTCCGATACTGGGGAGGCCCACTCTGAGTAGCAAAACAATTCCGTTAGACATGCACTTCAATCATCAGTTGAGTAGCATGGTATTAAAGGCAAACTTTGAAGAATCAATCCAACTAGTTTAAAGTTGATCACATTCAAAGGGCCAGGAAGAAGATACCTCGGGATCCCGACGCCATGCCTGGTACCCCATGGTGGGTGTCGACCGGTCCATCATCTGAATCCAAGCAGGTCCACCATCTTTCTCCTCCACAAGCCGACACAAGTACTCCAAATCATCATCCATAACAAGAGAAGATATCCCTTTTCCCCGCACTGAAGAACTGCCAAAGTCAAGCTAGTTTAGTCAGTCCCACTGGAATCCATAACCAATATCCTTTCCGAACGAACTGCTAACTAAGATTGCTAAGGCAGCAGTATTCAAAGCTAGCAACATACTGCAAACTAACATTTACGAATTAAAGATAGTGCCAGTGAAATGGCAACCAAAACACCAAAAGTCAATTCCAATTAAAGCATCTAAGAGTGGAACTCAAGCAATAGAGAAGGCCAGACAAACCTGCTTTCAGAAACGGTGGTTGGTGGCACAGAAAGATTCTCCTTCCCAGCCCCATCATCAGAAATCCAAGGAATACAAGCGGGGAGCTGCAATTTGAATGAACTGAAGCTCGGCATCGAGCTGGTGCCCGACGAAGAACACGAAGGAGAAACCGGCGAGCTCTCCTTGGACCCATCCAACAAGTCCTTACCCAAATTCGCCCACTTGGGCTTCCACGCCCATCCCACCAGCACCCCAACAACTACAGCAACCCAAACCGGGGCCATAAGCGTCACGAGCTCAGCCAGCACGCCCCCAATTGTGGGCCTCTGGAGGATCTCCGAAATCAACGACGACAGAGCCATTTGGGTCCTCAAATCCTTCCCGAAATCAGTAAAACGCAGCAAGAACAACGATTTCCccagacaaaaaaaaacccccaACAAAATttggaccaaaaaaaaaaaaagcaaa
This genomic window contains:
- the LOC116192025 gene encoding uncharacterized protein LOC116192025, encoding MALSSLISEILQRPTIGGVLAELVTLMAPVWVAVVVGVLVGWAWKPKWANLGKDLLDGSKESSPVSPSCSSSGTSSMPSFSSFKLQLPACIPWISDDGAGKENLSVPPTTVSESSSSVRGKGISSLVMDDDLEYLCRLVEEKDGGPAWIQMMDRSTPTMGYQAWRRDPESGPPQYRSRTVFEDATPELARDFFWDDEFRLKWDDMLIHASTLEECPTTGTIMVHWVRKFPFFCSDREYVIGRRIWESGRSYYCVTKGVPCSSVPRRNKPRRVDLYYSSWCVRAVESKRRDGQLTACEVLLFHYEDMGIPWEIAKLGVRQGMWGAVKKIDPGLRAYQRERAAGAPLSRCAFMAQINTKVSADYLRSLESMTAETSETENGSSSQKQLGRNIPRLVIVGGAIALACTLDRGLMTKALIFGVARRFAKMGRRL